AACCAACCATGGAGAAGTTTGGAGTCCACTTCGACTGTGACGTCAGGCTGAGGTCAGTTTGCTGCTCAGTAgaaacatgtctgtgtgtgttactgtctgtgtgtgtgtttaactgtgtgtgtgtttcagggggTACTACCCTAAAGGTGGAGGGGaggtgatggtgacggtgaaCCCGGTGAAGGAGCTCCAGCCGGTGGTGATGACGGAGAGAGGGAAGCTTACCAAGGTCTACGGCCGCGCCTTCGTGGCCGGAGTCCTGCCCTACAAAGTAAAGCTGCCTCTgtgctgacaggaagtgatgtcacagcGGGTGTTGGATGATCAGCtgacctctctgtgtgtgtgtgtgtgttcctcagttGGCAAAAGACATGTCAGCCTCGGCGGTGCGCACCATCAGGAGAGAGATCAAAGACCTGTACATCAACATCCCCGCgctgcaggagaaggagaaggccACCGGGAGCGGGAACGGCATCATGTAAGAGTTCACCGTCAGAGAGGATCATGGGAAACGACAGCTGTGACACAGTGGTGCAGGCGTCCCTGTGATTCAGCGCCCTCTCTGattgatctctctctctctgtttttgcaGAATCATCGCAGAGTCCTCCACAGGGTGTGTGTTCGCAGGATCGGCCCTTGGGAGGAAAGGTGAGCGCCTCAAACTGACCCTGAAAAGTCTTGAAATCTGCAGCAAAGGGATAGAGCACATgatataattatcattattataattaatacattaaatcaGCTAACATACTGCATGGAGAGTCAAGCACTCGCTATTCAAATCAGATCACAGCCTTGGTAAATGATAATGAGCAGCGGTGTATAAAGGAACTGAAGTGTATTAGTTCCCTTCAGAtactttagtgtgtgtgtgtgtgtgtgtgtgtgtcaggtgtgtatGCGGATCAGATTGGTGCTGAAGCTGCTGAGATGTTGCTGAGAAACGTCCGACACAACGGCTGTGTGGATGAGTTCCTGCAGGACCAGGTGAGACTCGCCtcatgacatcactgtgacatcactgtaCATACGGTGTCCTGAGAAGTGACCcctgacctcctcctcctcaggtcaTCATCTTCATGGCGTTGGCAAAGGGAACGTCCCGGATCCGGACCGGACCGGTGACGCTTCACACACAGACGGCCATCCACATCGCAGAGAAGATGACTCGGGTGGGTGGACATTTAGACACATGAACTGATACTTAATAATTTAAGTGTAAATAACTAagggttttatttgtgttttcaggcaAAGTTCACGATAACAAAGTGTGACGACGAGCTGAGCAACGACGACACGTTCATCATCGAGTGTGAGGGGTCAGGAGCAGCTAATGCacacatgtagacacacacacacacacacacacacacgcacacatagacagacacacacacacacacacagacacatgcacatgaAGGGACACGCATATAGACAGCtgtagagaaacacacacaaatcgcGTACATACTCACCTGTAgagacatgaacacacacacacacacacacactgctgctcatggccccccccccagctgctgtctctcagggtgtttcattaaaactgtaataaatcaataaaactgtttctgttttttaaatctcttcatgctgtttttgttgttcaggCTCTCTGACTTCTAAAAACAATTAgtcctacatttcccatcatgcatctgGACAGTCTCCATAACTGGGACATAATCCTAATTTCAAAGGTTTAATGAGAGGGGTAAAACTGGGAGTTTGGTGGGGTGTCAGACCACAGTTAAAGGGAGATGTGAACCCAAGAGCGTGGAACACCTGGGAGTCTAGCCTCAAGGTAAACCCGGACATTTATCATGTGAGGTAAACCGGAGAGTTTAATATGAAGATTAAGTAGAGTTTAACGTTGGGGGCGAAGTCGAACAACATGAAATGTGAACCGGGCAAAGCAAGGTGTAAACCTAAGAGTTTTACGTGAGTGGTAAAGCTGAGTCTTTATGGCTCAACCTAAGCGGGAGGGGaaacttttacatttctgtaaagGTGTAAACCAGAGATTTTAAAGCCAAGTGTAAATATGAGTAGCATCAGGGATAACCGGAGAG
This DNA window, taken from Eleginops maclovinus isolate JMC-PN-2008 ecotype Puerto Natales chromosome 9, JC_Emac_rtc_rv5, whole genome shotgun sequence, encodes the following:
- the rtca gene encoding RNA 3'-terminal phosphate cyclase, encoding MHRKCMRLFHLTRHTEVEAAASLRRIRSRLSIKQLKLGVGEKMESEAMEIDGSVMEGGGQILRVSAALSCITGTSVKITKVRAGRSTPGLRPQHLSGLQLVSDLCSGSLQGGEIGSTEISLTPGKIQCGNHTADPQTAGSVCLLLQASLPCAVFADGPSQLVLKGGTNAEMAPQIDYTVKVFKPTMEKFGVHFDCDVRLRGYYPKGGGEVMVTVNPVKELQPVVMTERGKLTKVYGRAFVAGVLPYKLAKDMSASAVRTIRREIKDLYINIPALQEKEKATGSGNGIIIIAESSTGCVFAGSALGRKGVYADQIGAEAAEMLLRNVRHNGCVDEFLQDQVIIFMALAKGTSRIRTGPVTLHTQTAIHIAEKMTRAKFTITKCDDELSNDDTFIIECEGSGAANAHM